AATTGGGGCATTTTGTCCAGGGCTTCGTTCCAGCATTGGTAGCACGAGAGATCATTCTGAGAAAGAATTTGATAAGGGGGCGCCGTTGGCAGGCATTTTTTATAATCTCTTTTTGCCTAGCTGTGAGTGCATTATATGAGATAATTGAATGGTTGGTAGTTCTTGGAACAGAAGATAATGCTGGTGCCTTCTTGGGTGCGCAAGGTTACATATGGGATGCTCAATCTGATATGGCGTGGGCCCTATTAGGGGCAGTGACCAGTTTAATTACTTTAAGTAGGCTCCATGATCGGCAACTTGCTGATCTTTCAAAATGATACTGTCCGCCTTTTCAAATTAGGCCCTTTTCATTGAATGTTCAGAGGGCTACAATGAACCCCATTTGAAGCCTATGAGCCTGGGCCTATTGCTATTGGCTACAGGGGATAAAGGCTATAAATATTATAAAAAAGTGTAACTAGTTCGAGTAAGGCTATGGGATATATATATTGCGTTGGAATTGGACCTGGGGCCACCTCTCACCTTACAAAAGAGGCCATAGATGCACTCATTGCCTCAAGCGTCATAGTGGGCTACAAGACATATGTTGATCTCATTAGCCCTATAATCGGAGAAAGGCAAGTGATTGCAACTGGCATGATGAAAGAGGTGGAAAGGGCCAAGATTGCAGTGGAGTTGGCCCAGGATGGAAAAGTCGTGGCAGTTGTATCAAGCGGGGATTCTGGCATTTATGGCATGGCAGGACTTGTGATAGAGGTGATCAATGAACTTGGGATCGAGTTGGGCCAAGACAAAATTGGGCTAAGGGTCATACCAGGCATACCTGCTTTTGTTGCCGCAGCATCGCTGTTGGGGGCTCCTCTAGTTCACGACTTCTGTGCTATTTCTCTTAGTGATCTACTTACGCCGTGGAAGGTGATAGAAAAGAGGCTACGTTCGGCAGGTGAAGGAGACTTTGTGGTGGCGCTCTATAATCCACGTAGCAAGAAAAGGGATTGGCAGTTACAGAGTGCCCTTGCGATACTTGGAGAATATAGGGATGAAAAGACACCTGTAGGCCTTGTTAAGAGGGCTATGAGGCAAGGAGAAACCGTTGAAATTTGTCACCTTTCAAACGTGCCCATAGAAGAGGTGGACATGGAGTCGATTTTGATTGTAGGGAATTCCAATACATTTGAGGTTGGGCCATTTATGGTGACTCCCAGGGGGTATTTTGATAAGTATGAAATCCTTTAGGGATGTGTTATTGATCGGACAAGATCACCCCATTGAGGAAAAGATCAGGTGTGCGAAAGGCATTTATGAAGAGCTAAGTTTGTCCCTTAGTGAAGCTCCAGACATAGTTAACTTACTCCGTCAGTACGATGAGGCCATTGAGGCAACCTGGAATAGGATGAACGATGTTGGGGTTACCAGGATTTGTACGGTGTGTGCCACACAGGATGGGGGAAGCTGCTGTGGCAGTGGGATTGAGAAAAGGTTTGATGTAACGCTATTAATAATCAACCTCATGATGGGGGTGAGTCTCCCGGAAAGGCCATGGGACGATACTGGGTGTTGGTTCCTTGGCCCTAGAGGGTGTACAATAAGGGCAAGGCACACTATCTGCGTAAATTATATCTGTAAGAGGTTAAATGCCTCTATTGCCCAATCAGATCTCCATACCCTTCAGGAGGCTATTGCCCGTGAGGTCGAACTTGGTTTTTTCCTAGAAGAGAAAATTAAAAGGATGCTCATGTCATGATTCATTCAACTGATATTCCAATGATGGAGAGGGCCATTATTTTAGGTCGAAAGGCCCTTGAGGCAGGGGAATTCCCAGTTGGATGCGTGATTACTAGCGGATCAATGGTAATTGGAGAGGGGAGCAGAGTCGGTTCCAGGGGGGAGGCAGCAAATGAACTTGAGCATGCTGAGATAATGGCCATTAGGACTTGTTATGAAAAGATTGGTACATGGCCAGGAAAGCTTGGTCCACTCACCTGTTATACGACCCTTGAGCCATGTCTAATGTGTCTTGGGGCACTTTTGATAAACGGCGTAAAACGCGTAGTCTTTGGGTACGAGGACGTGATGGGAGGAGCCTGTGGCATTGATCTCACAAAGAGGATTACATGGAAATCACATGAAG
This is a stretch of genomic DNA from Dissulfuribacter thermophilus. It encodes these proteins:
- a CDS encoding nucleoside deaminase, yielding MIHSTDIPMMERAIILGRKALEAGEFPVGCVITSGSMVIGEGSRVGSRGEAANELEHAEIMAIRTCYEKIGTWPGKLGPLTCYTTLEPCLMCLGALLINGVKRVVFGYEDVMGGACGIDLTKRITWKSHEVPCEGLIMDYIYKDQEIEFVGGVLRDQCLELFEEFYKKPESKYLDGTLLKEYTLYHARK
- a CDS encoding DUF2238 domain-containing protein, which translates into the protein MIFIGFFVWSGINPKDQFIWFLEASPAAIAAIILAFTYRSFRLTPLAYTLILIHCIILMIGGHFTYSEVPLFDYLKEPLGFSRNNYDKLGHFVQGFVPALVAREIILRKNLIRGRRWQAFFIISFCLAVSALYEIIEWLVVLGTEDNAGAFLGAQGYIWDAQSDMAWALLGAVTSLITLSRLHDRQLADLSK
- the cobJ gene encoding precorrin-3B C(17)-methyltransferase, with product MGYIYCVGIGPGATSHLTKEAIDALIASSVIVGYKTYVDLISPIIGERQVIATGMMKEVERAKIAVELAQDGKVVAVVSSGDSGIYGMAGLVIEVINELGIELGQDKIGLRVIPGIPAFVAAASLLGAPLVHDFCAISLSDLLTPWKVIEKRLRSAGEGDFVVALYNPRSKKRDWQLQSALAILGEYRDEKTPVGLVKRAMRQGETVEICHLSNVPIEEVDMESILIVGNSNTFEVGPFMVTPRGYFDKYEIL